In Streptomyces violaceusniger Tu 4113, one DNA window encodes the following:
- the argS gene encoding arginine--tRNA ligase, protein MASVPSLAATVHQRVVDALSAALPEAGSADPLLRRSDRADFQANGMLALAKKLQGNPRELAAKVVSHLPVAATSADPDPVIADIEVSGPGFLNITIADSAITATLAARAADDRLGVPFAQAPGTTVIDYAQPNVAKEMHVGHLRSAVIGDAVVRILEFAGEKVVRRHHIGDWGTQFGMLIQYLIEHPHELDHKDAASGQQAMSNLNRLYKAARALFDSDPEFKERSRRRVVDLQAGDEETIALWRKFVDESKIYFYSVFDKLDIEIHDPDVVGESGYNDMLAETCRLLEESGVAVRSEGALCVFFDDIKGPEGNPVPLIVQKSDGGFGYAATDLSAIRDRVQHLKADTLLYVVDARQSLHFKMVFETARRIGWLNDQVHAVQLAFGTVLGKDGKPFKTRAGETVRLEDLLDEATERAAAVVREKSEKLGLTEEDILERGAQLGVGAVKYADLSTSASRDYKFDLDQMVSLNGDTSVYLQYAYARIQSILRRAEEGQRTVAHPELPLTKAERALGLHLDQFGETLGEVAAGFEPHKLAGYLYQLASLYTTFYDQCPVLKAEGGPSQVENRLFLCDITARTLRQGMTLLGIRTPERL, encoded by the coding sequence GAAGCGACCGGGCCGATTTCCAGGCCAACGGGATGCTGGCGCTGGCCAAGAAGCTCCAGGGAAACCCCCGTGAGCTGGCCGCCAAGGTCGTGTCGCACCTTCCGGTCGCCGCCACCTCGGCCGACCCCGATCCGGTGATCGCCGACATCGAGGTCTCCGGCCCCGGCTTCCTCAACATCACCATCGCCGACTCCGCGATCACCGCGACCCTCGCCGCCCGCGCCGCCGACGACCGCCTCGGCGTGCCGTTCGCGCAGGCGCCCGGCACCACCGTGATCGACTACGCCCAGCCCAATGTGGCCAAGGAGATGCACGTCGGCCATCTGCGCTCGGCGGTGATCGGCGACGCGGTGGTGCGGATCCTGGAGTTCGCGGGCGAGAAGGTGGTCCGCCGCCACCACATCGGCGACTGGGGCACCCAGTTCGGCATGCTCATCCAGTATCTGATCGAGCACCCGCATGAGCTGGACCACAAGGACGCCGCCTCCGGCCAGCAGGCCATGTCCAATCTGAACCGGCTGTACAAGGCCGCGCGGGCGCTCTTCGACTCCGACCCGGAGTTCAAGGAGCGGTCCCGGCGGCGGGTGGTGGATCTCCAGGCGGGCGACGAGGAGACCATCGCCCTGTGGCGGAAGTTCGTGGACGAGTCGAAGATCTACTTCTACTCGGTCTTCGACAAGCTGGACATCGAGATCCACGACCCCGATGTGGTCGGCGAGTCGGGTTACAACGACATGCTGGCCGAGACCTGCCGGTTGCTGGAGGAGTCCGGCGTCGCCGTCCGCTCCGAGGGTGCGCTGTGCGTCTTCTTCGACGACATCAAGGGCCCCGAGGGCAATCCGGTGCCGCTGATCGTCCAGAAGTCCGACGGCGGCTTCGGCTATGCGGCCACCGACCTCTCCGCGATCCGCGACCGGGTGCAGCATCTGAAGGCCGACACCCTGCTGTATGTGGTGGACGCCCGGCAGTCGCTGCACTTCAAGATGGTCTTCGAGACCGCCCGCCGGATCGGCTGGCTCAATGACCAGGTGCACGCCGTCCAGCTCGCCTTCGGCACCGTCCTGGGCAAGGACGGCAAGCCGTTCAAGACCCGCGCGGGCGAGACGGTGCGGCTGGAGGACCTGCTGGACGAGGCCACCGAGCGGGCCGCCGCCGTGGTCCGGGAGAAGAGCGAGAAGCTCGGCCTCACGGAGGAGGACATCCTCGAGCGCGGCGCCCAGCTCGGCGTCGGTGCGGTGAAGTACGCGGATCTGTCCACCTCCGCGTCGCGTGACTACAAGTTCGACCTCGACCAGATGGTCTCGCTCAACGGCGACACCTCGGTCTATCTGCAGTACGCGTACGCCCGGATCCAGTCGATCCTGCGCCGCGCCGAGGAGGGCCAGCGGACGGTGGCCCACCCCGAGCTGCCGCTGACCAAGGCCGAGCGGGCGCTGGGCCTGCACCTCGACCAGTTCGGGGAGACGCTGGGCGAGGTGGCCGCCGGATTCGAGCCGCACAAGCTGGCCGGGTATCTCTACCAACTGGCCTCGCTGTACACGACCTTCTACGACCAGTGCCCGGTCCTGAAGGCCGAGGGCGGCCCGTCCCAGGTGGAGAACCGCCTCTTCCTGTGCGACATCACGGCGCGGACGCTGCGGCAGGGCATGACCCTGCTGGGCATCCGCACCCCCGAGCGCCTCTGA